In the genome of Haloprofundus halobius, the window GGTCGTTCCCTCAATTCGGGCCGCGTCTTCGAGCCCATCCGGGATCTGACTGTAGAATACTGTTAGGATGTAGATCGCGAAGGGCATTGTCAATGCACTCAGCGGAGTGACAATCGCCCACGGTGTGTTGTACAGGTCGGGCAATGAGACCCCAAACAACACCGTATTCCCCGTAAGGAGATTGAATAACGGTACGAGGACCGCTGCAGGGGGAAAGTACGAGATGACCAGTAACACGAGGAGGAGCGGCGTCCGACCTCGAAATTCGAAGCGGCCGAACGCGTATCCTGCGAGACTTCCGAGGATCAGCACGAGAGCCGTCACGAAGGTAGCGATAAAGATGCTATTGAATATATATATATGGAAGGGGACGGCCTGGAACACTTCCACGAAGGCTCCAAAGTTAAACCCTCGAGGATAGGGCCCCATGCCGGCGATCATGTTGTTCGGGGTGATCGCGAGGATGACCAACCAGTAAAAGGGAAATAACGTCGTCACGAGGAAGAATATCCCAAGCAGATAGAACGCCGCCTTGTAGGCTATCGAAGGGTTCGCAATTACCCGCTGGACGAGGCTATTGATCCCTGATTCTGTGCTTTCGGTGTCAGTTTGACGCGGCATGTTGGACGCCGCATCGTCGGTGTCTGTTGGTTCTGTCATATCAGAGGCTTTCCTCCCTGAATCGGTAGAGATAGATGCTGACGAAGATGGCGACGACTACGGCGGTAAATACTGCGATGGTCGCGGACGTCCCGTAGAACCGCTGACGGAAGGTACCGACGACCATACACGAGAGCGACGGTACGGTGTTACAGCCAGCCATTATCTCAATGATTCCGTACACTTTCAGCGCCTGTATGCTCCGGAAGAGGAGCGCAACGAGGACCGCTGGCAGGATGAGCGGGAACGTGATCTCCTTGAACTGTTGCCACTTAGACGCACCGGAGACCTTGGCAACGTTATAGAGGTCTCGATCAATCGTCTGGATACCGGCAAGCACGATTAGCGTGACAAACGAAGTCGTCTTCCAGATGTCCGCAAGGATGATGATGAGCAACGAATCCGTCGTGTTGGACAGTGGGGCACTAGAGATCAGGCCCATATTGTGAAGTGGTTCAACCCCGAAGCCGATCCCCGGGGAGAAGAGCAGGTAGAACATCATCCCGTGAATAGCGATCGGAACCGCCCACGGGAGGAGTACGATCAGGCGGGCCCATCTTCGTCCACGGAAGGATCGATCTAGGAAGAGCGCCTGTACGACACCGAGTACTGCTTCGATGAACACGCTGACGATCGTGAAGACGAGTGTAACGATTAGTGAACTCTGGAGTGGTCTATTCAGATCGATAAACGGAGCTGGAAGCAGGGTCGAGAGGTCCCCGGTGAACAAGTCGACGTAGTTCTGCACACCGACAAAATCACCTAGATCTCCCGCCTGAACGATCGAATCGGCGTAGAACGACATTTCGACCGTCCGCAACAGGGGCCAAAACGCGAGAATGGCCAGCAGGATGCTCGTCGGAGTTAATAGCAGGTAGACGAACTGCGTATCCGTAAGTCCCTCAATCCAGTAGAGGAATCGGCGATCCAACCTGTATGATTCTTTTAAATTCATGAATTTGTGTGTAATGGAATCAGTTCGGAGTGTGATGGGCTTCTATTCGGAGAGTTCCGCTTCGATGTCCTCGATAGACGATTTCAGGTTACTCATTGCCTGTTCGGGCGACTTTTCCTGATTGAGACAGCTGTTGACTTCCTGCGAGATCTGGCTCGACTCCGGACCCCACGCCACCGTTGCAGCACGCGGAATTGCTCGTGGCGCAGTTGTCCGAAGGACATCGAGATACCGGCTCACCGGGCCGATGCCCTCGAGTGCGTCGGATTCGAGGAGCGAGATGTCCGGGGGAAGCGTCCCGGTGAGCTCGAACAACGTGGTACGGAACTCCTCGTTTCCGACCATCGCTTCTAGGACCTGAACGGCTTCCTCGACGTTCTCAGAGTTGGGATTGACCATGCACGTCCAGCCACCGACGAAACTACGACCGACTCCGCCAGTTCCCTCGTATTCCCCTTCACCGTCCGGGACGCCGTACGGGATAGGCATGACGCCGAGGTCTTCTCCGTGAGCGTCTTCTGCACCGCTCGTCGTCCACGTGGTCGGCCAGTTTCGGTTTGCGATGGCATTTCCGTCCACAAACGGCTGAAGTGACGTGTCTTCGGCCCACTGGAGGGTGGCCGACGGGGAGATATCACCTGCAAACCCGTCGAGCGCGTGCTCGTCATCTTCCCCGTGGATGAATGTTCGAATCATGCGAAGCGCTTGGTAGTGGGGCTCTTCGTCCACCGTTACTGGCCGGTCCCCGACGGGGCCGAAAAGGTTGTCGCGACCGCCAAAGTACGCGCCACCGAAGCTGGTCATCCACTCGTTGTAGTTACAACAGGACAGGCCCTCGTAAGCGCTTCCTTGGAATGTGAACCCGTAATCGATGTCGGAATTCTGTTCCAGGACATCGGCAATCATCTGCGAGAAATCCTGCCACGACATGCCCTCCGTCATCCAGTTCTCGCCTTCAGGGTCGTATCCGGCGTCTTCGACGAGGTCCTTGCGATACTGAATCCCGGCAATGTCGGTGTTGTACTGCACACCGAAGAGATTACCGTCGCGGTCAGTCATCGTCCCTCGCAGTTGTTCAACGTAATTCTCTTGCATGTAGTCAAGCGACTCTTGGGACATGTGTTCGCTCAGGTTGAGCACCTGGCCCCTGACTACGTAGGGAATCGACCAAGCGGTGTCAGGCGTGATGATATCTGGAGTACTCCGTCCAGAACTGAGCCACTGGTTGTACTGGGACTGGGTGTCGTCAGTCGTTTCACCAGGTTGGTCAGCCAATTCGACGGTGATGTTATCTGGAAGTTCTGCTTCTAACGTTTCGCTGATCGCCTCTTTTTCATCGTCATCGTAGTCGTGAGTGTTCCAAGTGATCGTGACACCTCCATCACCGGAGTTCCCGACTGTCGTCCCTTCACCGCCACTGTTGCCGCTATTTCCGGAACAGCCTGCGAGACCAGCTGCGATTCCCGTTGCTCCGACGGATTCGACGAATTGCCGTCGTGAAAATCCGTTTACTGATGATTCTACTCTCTGCTGCTCGTTACTGTCTGACATGCGTCTACCCCGTCAATCTTATGTCTAATAAGTGTTGCTAACGATTAACCAACTGCGTAACAGGCCAGAATACATTTTTTGAATAGAAATTACTTAGAAAAATTATATTATGGCCATTATGTATTTCGTATCAGATATTATTCTCTTTCTGACGTCACGTCGGTTATTATCTCAGAGGCGCAAGAGAGTTTATTACATCGACGGTCTTTCACGTCTCAGTTGATCAACGCGCGGCTCACGAGATTTTAGTTAGAGATATTATAAAAATGGTTATGCTGATTCAGTAAAACGTACCTGTAGGCGTGTTTGATAGCTTAAAACGGCCGGAGTACACAGGTCTCAACCGATGTTACCCCTGCACCATACTCAACATCGTTCTTCTAGTTGGTCTCGGTTTTCTCGTTACGTCCGTCTCTGTCGTTGGTGCCTCAATTCTTCTCATAATCGGCGGTGTCTCAATCTGGTTTCGGGGATACATCATTCCCTATACACCGTTTATCGGCCCGTGGTTCAGGAATAAGCTCTTTAAGATCACAGGTCAAGAAATTCCATCCGGGTCAAATGACGGATCGTTAGCGAGCGACGACATGTCTGGAGAGAGAGTTGTAGAAGAATTACTTCGCACAGACATTTTAGAGTTGACAGGGGGAGACGACCTGGTCCTCTCCGAACCATTTCGGTCCAAGTGGCGTGCAAAGATGGAAGAAGTCCGGAGACTAGATCTCGACAAATTCGAACGGTGGGCGACAATGATCCTCCAGGACTGCGATATTTCGGGGGTCGAAGCGAAAGATCAACGCTGGGCAGACTCATACGTGGTTGTCACGTTCCCGTTCGGAGAGGAGTCGATACTTCGATATCCGGTGGCCGTGGCTGAATTTTCGTCGCTCGCAACACTAGAGGGATACGGGCTGGAACCGCCCGTTCGCCTTCACAGTTGTGGACCCCTTAGAGGTTTCCTCACGGAGTGCCCGCTCTGTGATACACCATTGGAAGTGTCACGATATGATGGGTGTTGCGGCAATCCACGCGCCGGAGAAGAAAGTCCGGGTCTCATTTGCAAGCAGTGCCGAACGGTTCTGTATAAGTTCCCCAAATAACCCTCGATAGTTTGCGTCGCGCCGTGACTCTGTTCTGAAGGAGAGAGATTCACTTCCCCGGTCAATCGCTGACAGACGAGACCACCAATCTGTAATTCTCGACCGTCAATCCCTTGCTGGTGTCGCCGTAACGCACAATCCAATCATGCGACAATCTATATCGATTCTCCGCCTCTTGGGAAACATTTATGACATTCTCCTAGCAAGGCATACAGCATGCGGTTCAGAACCGGGTTAGACGACATTACCCAGCTAAGTGACGAGAAAAGTAGATCGATCACCGCAGAAAATCCGGATGGTGCTGTCGGTGCAGGGGGAAAAGAGGCAAGCAATCTCGGACCAGCGCGAAAAGGTCGGCCGTGTCTGCGAAACGTCGAACCGGGGAGTACGGAAACGCTAGCCGAAATCGACGGTCCCGGCGTCATCAAGCATATCTGGATGACCGTCCGAGACGAGACGGACTCCGGACCAACTGTACTTCGCGACCTCGTGCTACGGATGTACTGGGACGACGAGAATGACCCGTCCGTAGAGGTCCCTCTTGGTGACTTCTTCTGTAACGGACACGCGATGCGATGTGAAGTGAACTCGGAGCCGATCATCGTCGTCCCGGAAGGAGGGTTCAACTGTTATTTCCCGATGCCGTTCCGCGATGACGCCAAGATCACAATCGAATCGGAGCATCCGGAGGAAATCCCCGCGCTTTTCTACCAGATAGACTACTCACTAGTTCCGGAACTGGACGACGACACGGCGTACTTTCACGCGCAGTGGCGCCGGGAGAAGCCGACGACCATCAAAGAGGACTACACGATCGTGGACGATATCTCCGGCAAAGGACACTTCGTCGGAACCTATTTGGCCTGGACGGCGCTGGAAGAGTACTGGTGGGGTGAAGGCGAAGTGAAGTGTTACATTGACGGGGACGAAGAGTATCCCACCATCTGCGGTACTGGCACCGAAGATTATGTTGGAGGTGCCTGGTGTTTCAACGATCCCTCGGGCAGCGAGGAGACGTTCCCGTCGCCAATGACGTACTCGACCCCTTATCTCGGATATCCGTTGTACGACGACGGTAGTGACGGACAGGGACGACCGCCGAGGCACGGCCTTTATCGGTGGCATATCCCCGATCCGATTCACTTCGACGAGGACCTGCGCGTGACCGTCCAACAGATTGGTCACAACAGTCGTGAGCTATTCGAGCGGTCGGACGCCATTTCGTCAGTCGCGTATTGGTATCAATCAGAACCCCACAACAGCTTCCCAGAGTTACCTGAGCGAAACGAACGGATACCACTATAAAACGCTAGAAACTGCCAGAGACAATGGGATATCGTACCGAACGGCAAACTGATCGGACTTCTGATCGAGCAACGCTGCCGATTCGGGCAAGAGCTTCACGATCTCGTGGTTGTGAGCATCGAGTGCCCAGTACGCTCCCGGCCAGAAGCGGTACCCCGATGTCGAGTTATACCCCGCCAGTCGAGACGTACAGGTAGCTGCCGATACTGCCGGAGAACACGATCTCGAAGAGGTCGGTTCCGACGGCGATGGGAACCGGCACGCTGATGATGGAGAACAGCGCGGGCATGTGGATGAAGCCGTCGCCGCGCAAGTTCAGCATCGGCGGGATGTGGTACGACTGAATCTTCTTGGCGATGTCGGGGATGTCGTCCGTGTCGACTTCGGCGTCGCTGTCGAGGTCGTGGCTGACGCCGACGTCACTATCGTCATCGCCTGTCAGCTGTTGGTAGGTGAAGAACGATACCGCCAAGCAGTACCGCGTAGATGACGCTGATGAGCGCGTCGGCACCCCCATGTGCCTGTAAGCCGACAACCAACTACTTGCCGATTTCGGACCGATGGTGTCCTGATGATCATTGACACGCCGAGTCTGTAGTCGACCTGTCCGAGGTCACGGTGTTTGAGCGTCCCGATGACGGGGGTCCCGAACACGAACGCGAGACCGCTCCCGACGGCGACTGTTGGCTCGTAACCCATCACGAGCTAGACGGGTGTCACGAGGAACGACCCACCCATGCCGAAGAAGCCGAATAGGACGCCAATCATGAGTCCGAAGACGACCAACAGTACGGGCAGCGCCACGCTGATCCCGCAGATGTCCATGATTACTCCCTGCCCGTGATGACGGCGGTTACGGCCGGGCCGACCACCTTCTCTAGCGCGCCATACCCTACGTAGAGGACGACCGCCTCGACGAGCACCAAGCTCACGAGTCGGATCGATTCGAAGTCGACCGTCAGCGCACCTTCGGTCGCTACCATGAGCCGTCACGGCCGTTCCAGTCAGGTTTCGAATATCTCTGAGCCGACGATATTGTGTAAATCGTACTTTTCTGCTCAGCACCACTCCGACGGCCCCTATTTAATGAGCACGAGAGTATTGCCTAAGATCATCAATTCTAATCTGTTCTATAACGTATAAATATCTCATAGACGACGATGGGTGGCAAAACGAACTCAGTCACTCGGGGCGACGGCCGCATCGGAGTCGGTCTGCCGAGACCGCCAATAGCCCTGCGCGTAGGCGCCGAGGAACATCCCGCCGATGGCCCAGAAGATGGGGATTACCGATCCTTTCCGCACGTACCTCGAGGATTTTTACCGGTTCGCCGTCGTCGACGCGCTGTTTGAAGGTCTCCGAGTCGATCGATTCTACGTCCGTGTCCGATTCGGGAACGCGTCGTTCATCTGTACGCTCCGATACTGGCTCATCGTACATAAGGTCCCATATAGTATACAATATTAATTGGCTACAAACTATCTCAAATAGATTATAACTCGCATAAATAGGATTCACACCGTATTTTGATTCCATCGTTGTGTGCTTGAGACCCAATACCGACACAACTTTTAGAGACAGGCGAGTAGTGTGGGATGAGTCCAATACAGAACGGGCAGATCAGAATGAGCACGGATACACCCGATAGTTCGGCCGACTCGGTCGGCGTTCCCGACGACGCGTCGGCTGTCGAACTCGCGGCACACGTACCCGAAATCGCCGAGAGGATCCGCCGCTCGTCGGACCGCAAGAGTTCGTCACCCTTGGCGCCGACTGCGACCGACCATCCGCGATCTCGTCGGTGGCCACTTCGGCGGCCACCCCGACCCCTCCGAGTTCGGCGTCGTCGTCGACGCCGACCACCTAGTGACCGAGGGCGTCACCGAGTTCTGCGTCTTCGACGAGGCGTACAAACTGGAGTGGGACGACGAGAAGGTGACGGTGCTCGCGCACCTCGACCACCCCGAGCTGGACGACTACCCGGCGCTCTGGGTGAAGTCGTACGGCGATGGCGCTGTCTGCTACTGCTCGCTCGGCCACACGCCGGAAGCGTTCGAGAACGAGTCGTTCCGCACGCTGCTCCGCAATGCCGTCCGGTGGGCGTCCGCAGATAACCGTCCCTGAGACGACGGCGGTGAGATCCGAACGGAACCGAGCGGCGCCGCTCTCGACGGCAGAGTGAAGCGATTCGGTCGGAGAGAGCCTCACATGAAGTGAGATCGGACCGACGTTCACGACGGGACGCTCTTTCTCGAACACGACGGCTGGTTCGAAGTGTGACAAATGGAGGATATCGTCGCGCTCGTCGAATCGATCGGCGAGAAGGACGAACATAGATCAGCTCCGGAATGTCTGCCTTTGCAGAGCTCTTGCAGTTCATTTGAGACAGCAAAGGAACCACGACGTTCGTAGACGGCGCCGGAATCGTAGGGTTTCGGTTGTCACGGGCGCGTGCCGGTACCCCAAAGATTTCTACGGGCTGGCACATTCGGGCGGTCATGACAGAGAAACTCACCCTGCTGGTCGTCGGGCCGCACCCCGATGACTGTGCGATAAAGAGCGGTGGTATCGCTGCGAAGTACGTCGAGGCGGGACACGACGTAACATTCCTCTCCGTGACGGACGGCAGCGCCGGCCACCACGAGATGGGTCGCCAGAAACTCGCCGCCCGCCGCAAGCGGGAGACGGAGGCCGTCGCCGAGACCCTCGGCGTCGAGTACGAGGTGTTCGACATCAAAGACGGCGAACTCCAGCCGACGCTGGCGAACCGCCGGCGACTGATCCGGTTCGTCCGCAAGGTGGATCCCGACCTCGTACTCGGCCCACGCCCGAACGACTACCACCCCGACCACCGATACTGCGCGCAGTTGCTACAGGACGCCGCCTACACGCTCATCGTCCCGAACGTCTGTCCCGACACGCCGCCGTTGGAAGCGAACCCGGTCATCGGCTACGTCGCCGACCAGTTCCACAAGCCCGCGCCGTTTGAACCGGACGTCGTCGTCGATGTAACCGGCGTCGAAGACCGCAAAATAGACGCACTCCACTGCCACGAGTCGCAGATGTACGAATGGCTCCCGTACACCTTCGACGAACTTGACGCCGTACCCGAAGGCGACGACGAACGGCGTGAGTGGCTCGCCAGCGACGGGCTTTCTCACCTGGTGGCGAACACCGAGATGAACGTCGCAGACCGTTTCCGCGACGAACTACGTGAACGCTACGGTGAGGCGTCCGGTACGCGGGTCGAACACGCCGAGGCCGTCGAAGTGTCCGAGTACGGGGCTCCGCTGACTGGGGAACTGCGTGAGCGGCTGTTCTTCTTTTGAGGCCGGTCCGATCTTCCTCGTCCGCTGTTCGACACGTCAGCCGCGCTTGTTGAACCGCGGTCGCGACGGCGACCGATTTCGCGAGCGGACGCGACAGCGTCCATTCGCCATCGACGCGCCCTCTTCACCGAATCACCATGTAGCAGAGGATCTTCAGCGAATCACTACGCGAACAGCCCCGGGTTCGACATCGGTGCGTTCGTCCGAGCAGAACTGTCGGATAACGACGGTCGGATGCCGACACCGACGCGGAAACACTATTTTTAATGGGCTAAACGGCCGATATCAGCCGAAGGCCGGGACAACATCCGTCAAAATGTTACAGACCTATGGCTGTAATGCGTAGGTCTGTACTGTTCGGTAGGGGTGAACAATTTTGTTGCTGGAATTTATCCGTCGTCGGCAAGGTGAGGGGGCGTACGTTCGATCTGTGGTACAGTACCGGAGTCGACGGCCGTACAGCCGTTCACCCAGAATGAACAGATATTTATCGGTACGTTACCGAACTACGTTCGACCATGAGCGAACAACCGAACGTCATCCAAGCTTCGATCACGACGTTCCGCGTGGCGGAGGCGCTCAAGCACCTCGAAGGCGCAGGCGTTACCGAACTCGCCGCCCACCTCGAACTCCCGAAGAGTACGGTCCACTACCACCTCCGAACGCTCATGCAGGCGGAGTTCATCGTCGCCGACGGCGACGAGTACCGCGTCGGACTCCGATTTCTCGACTTCGGCGAGTTCGTCCGCGACCGAGTCGAACTGCTGGACGCCACGGACCCTGCGCTGCGGAAACTGGCCGAGGAGACAGAGGAAATCGCGAACCTACTGGTCGAGGAACACGGCCGAGGCGTCTACGTCGCACGCGAACTGGGCGAGAGGGCGGTCCAGACGAGCTTCCACACCGGCAAGCGCGTCCCGCTGCATCAGACCTCGGCGGGGAAGGCGCTTCTCGCGTTCACTCCACGCGAACGGGTCGAGGAGATACTCGACCGCCACGGCCTCCCGAGCAAGACGCAAAACACGATCACCGACCGAGACGAGCTCTTCGAGGAACTTGAGGAGATACACGAGCGCGGGTACGCCTACGACGACGAGGAGTGGCACCGTGGCCTCCGCTGCGTCGCCGCCCCCATTCGCGACCTCAACGACCGGGCGGTCGGCGCCGTCAGCGTCGCCGCGCCGCTCAGCCGCACCCGCGGGGACCGCTACCGGAGCGACCTCCCGGACGCGGTACTCAGCACGGCGAACGTCATCGAACTGAACATGCAGTACTCGTAGTACCGGTCGCGTCCGTGAGGATAGCTTCTTAACCAAGTCCGCGCAATTCAGTACCATGCGGACCGGAGTCAATCTGTTCACTCTGCGAGACGTAGACGAGCCGCTGCCCCGAGTACTCGAACGAGTCGCCGACGCCGGCTACGACGGTGTCGAGTTCCTCCACCGCCTCCCCGACGCGGACACGGCGGCCGTCGTCGACGCGCTCGACCGGACGGGGCTGGCAGTCCCCGGCGCGCACCTCGGGCCGTTCGTCAGCCTCCCGGAGCTCCCGGCGGAGCTCGACCGAACCATCGATCTCTACGAGGCGGTGGGCTGTGAGGCGCTCGCGGCCTCTATCGGCGAGGAGCGACTCGAATCGCGCGCGAGTATCCGCGAGACGGCGGCTCGACTGGAGGAACTCGCCGCCCGCGCTGTGGAGCGTGACATCCAGTTCCTCTATCACAACCACTACTGGGAGTTCCGCCCGCTCGACGGCTCGACGCCGTTCGACATCCTGCTGGACTCACTCGACGAGCGCGTCGGCGTCGAACTGGACGCCGGCTGGGTCGCCGCCGGCGGTGACGACCCCGTCGAGCGGATTCACTCGCTCGGCGATCGAGTGGAGATACTCCACGTCAAGGACGTCGACGTCGCCCGGAAGGCGTCGGTCGAAGTCGGGACCGGGGACGTCGACCTCGCGGCCTGCGTCGAGGCCGCGCGGACAGAGGAAGTGGAGTGGTACGTCTACGAACACGACGAACCGGACGATCCGCTGAACTCGCTCGACCGCGGCGCCGCGTTC includes:
- a CDS encoding carbohydrate ABC transporter permease, which produces MTEPTDTDDAASNMPRQTDTESTESGINSLVQRVIANPSIAYKAAFYLLGIFFLVTTLFPFYWLVILAITPNNMIAGMGPYPRGFNFGAFVEVFQAVPFHIYIFNSIFIATFVTALVLILGSLAGYAFGRFEFRGRTPLLLVLLVISYFPPAAVLVPLFNLLTGNTVLFGVSLPDLYNTPWAIVTPLSALTMPFAIYILTVFYSQIPDGLEDAARIEGTTRLGALFRVIVPLSAPGVVTAGVLTFIAVYNEFFFSFLMTDGEAVNGSPLVWGIMQFQAGPGQYQTPYNLMAAASLIGIIPVAILVLLAQERIVSGLTAGALKE
- a CDS encoding carbohydrate ABC transporter permease; the encoded protein is MSFYADSIVQAGDLGDFVGVQNYVDLFTGDLSTLLPAPFIDLNRPLQSSLIVTLVFTIVSVFIEAVLGVVQALFLDRSFRGRRWARLIVLLPWAVPIAIHGMMFYLLFSPGIGFGVEPLHNMGLISSAPLSNTTDSLLIIILADIWKTTSFVTLIVLAGIQTIDRDLYNVAKVSGASKWQQFKEITFPLILPAVLVALLFRSIQALKVYGIIEIMAGCNTVPSLSCMVVGTFRQRFYGTSATIAVFTAVVVAIFVSIYLYRFREESL
- a CDS encoding extracellular solute-binding protein, whose translation is MSDSNEQQRVESSVNGFSRRQFVESVGATGIAAGLAGCSGNSGNSGGEGTTVGNSGDGGVTITWNTHDYDDDEKEAISETLEAELPDNITVELADQPGETTDDTQSQYNQWLSSGRSTPDIITPDTAWSIPYVVRGQVLNLSEHMSQESLDYMQENYVEQLRGTMTDRDGNLFGVQYNTDIAGIQYRKDLVEDAGYDPEGENWMTEGMSWQDFSQMIADVLEQNSDIDYGFTFQGSAYEGLSCCNYNEWMTSFGGAYFGGRDNLFGPVGDRPVTVDEEPHYQALRMIRTFIHGEDDEHALDGFAGDISPSATLQWAEDTSLQPFVDGNAIANRNWPTTWTTSGAEDAHGEDLGVMPIPYGVPDGEGEYEGTGGVGRSFVGGWTCMVNPNSENVEEAVQVLEAMVGNEEFRTTLFELTGTLPPDISLLESDALEGIGPVSRYLDVLRTTAPRAIPRAATVAWGPESSQISQEVNSCLNQEKSPEQAMSNLKSSIEDIEAELSE
- a CDS encoding glycoside hydrolase family 172 protein, coding for MRFRTGLDDITQLSDEKSRSITAENPDGAVGAGGKEASNLGPARKGRPCLRNVEPGSTETLAEIDGPGVIKHIWMTVRDETDSGPTVLRDLVLRMYWDDENDPSVEVPLGDFFCNGHAMRCEVNSEPIIVVPEGGFNCYFPMPFRDDAKITIESEHPEEIPALFYQIDYSLVPELDDDTAYFHAQWRREKPTTIKEDYTIVDDISGKGHFVGTYLAWTALEEYWWGEGEVKCYIDGDEEYPTICGTGTEDYVGGAWCFNDPSGSEETFPSPMTYSTPYLGYPLYDDGSDGQGRPPRHGLYRWHIPDPIHFDEDLRVTVQQIGHNSRELFERSDAISSVAYWYQSEPHNSFPELPERNERIPL
- a CDS encoding DUF7512 family protein — encoded protein: MVATEGALTVDFESIRLVSLVLVEAVVLYVGYGALEKVVGPAVTAVITGRE
- a CDS encoding ThuA domain-containing protein: MRDLVGGHFGGHPDPSEFGVVVDADHLVTEGVTEFCVFDEAYKLEWDDEKVTVLAHLDHPELDDYPALWVKSYGDGAVCYCSLGHTPEAFENESFRTLLRNAVRWASADNRP
- a CDS encoding PIG-L deacetylase family protein produces the protein MTEKLTLLVVGPHPDDCAIKSGGIAAKYVEAGHDVTFLSVTDGSAGHHEMGRQKLAARRKRETEAVAETLGVEYEVFDIKDGELQPTLANRRRLIRFVRKVDPDLVLGPRPNDYHPDHRYCAQLLQDAAYTLIVPNVCPDTPPLEANPVIGYVADQFHKPAPFEPDVVVDVTGVEDRKIDALHCHESQMYEWLPYTFDELDAVPEGDDERREWLASDGLSHLVANTEMNVADRFRDELRERYGEASGTRVEHAEAVEVSEYGAPLTGELRERLFFF
- a CDS encoding IclR family transcriptional regulator, with the protein product MSEQPNVIQASITTFRVAEALKHLEGAGVTELAAHLELPKSTVHYHLRTLMQAEFIVADGDEYRVGLRFLDFGEFVRDRVELLDATDPALRKLAEETEEIANLLVEEHGRGVYVARELGERAVQTSFHTGKRVPLHQTSAGKALLAFTPRERVEEILDRHGLPSKTQNTITDRDELFEELEEIHERGYAYDDEEWHRGLRCVAAPIRDLNDRAVGAVSVAAPLSRTRGDRYRSDLPDAVLSTANVIELNMQYS
- a CDS encoding sugar phosphate isomerase/epimerase family protein, giving the protein MRTGVNLFTLRDVDEPLPRVLERVADAGYDGVEFLHRLPDADTAAVVDALDRTGLAVPGAHLGPFVSLPELPAELDRTIDLYEAVGCEALAASIGEERLESRASIRETAARLEELAARAVERDIQFLYHNHYWEFRPLDGSTPFDILLDSLDERVGVELDAGWVAAGGDDPVERIHSLGDRVEILHVKDVDVARKASVEVGTGDVDLAACVEAARTEEVEWYVYEHDEPDDPLNSLDRGAAFLDRLR